Proteins encoded within one genomic window of Fragaria vesca subsp. vesca linkage group LG1, FraVesHawaii_1.0, whole genome shotgun sequence:
- the LOC101308213 gene encoding cyclin-D3-2-like encodes MSLQLQDSEELQNPPMFLDTLFCEEGFEGEEEAEEDLGDNGVEEQSESCFDTVEKQPFSTLVMSKGDLFWEEDELVSLISKEKQTHVCFSGSISDGSLTLARKEALVWILSVKSHYGFSCLTTVLAMNYFDRFSSSLVFQKDKPWMTQLTAVACLSLAAKVEETHMPLLLDLQVEESKYVFEARTIQRMELLVLTTLDWRMNPVTPNSFFDHMIRRLGLKTHLHSEFLWRCERLLLCVIADTRFLVFLPSIVAAAIMLYVINEIETFNPVEYQNQVLSVLKVSQGTVSECYKLILVVSVRTVQNQGHKRKHSSIPSSPSGVTDISFSSDTSNDSWAVASPVSSLPDARFKRSRLQDQQMRLPSLNRVSVDVLSSSR; translated from the exons ATGTCCCTGCAACTACAAGATTCCGAAGAGCTCCAAAACCCACCAATGTTCTTAGATACTTTGTTCTGTGAAGAAGGTTTTGAGGGAGAAGAAGAAGCAGAAGAAGATTTGGGAGACAATGGTGTTGAAGAACAGAGTGAGAGCTGTTTTGACACTGTGGAAAAACAGCCTTTTTCCACTTTGGTTATGTCAAAAGGTGACTTGTTTTGGGAAGAAGATGAACTTGTTTCTCTAATTTCAAAAGAGAAACAAACCCATGTCTGTTTCAGTGGTTCAATCTCAGATGGGTCTTTAACGTTGGCTAGGAAAGAAGCATTAGTGTGGATTTTGAGTGTGAAATCACACTATGGGTTCTCTTGTTTGACCACGGTTCTAGCTATGAACTACTTTGATCGGTTCAGTTCAAGCTTGGTGTTTCAAAAGGATAAGCCTTGGATGACTCAACTCACTGCTGTGGCTTGTCTCTCTCTGGCTGCCAAAGTGGAAGAGACCCATATGCCCCTTCTCTTGGATTTGCAA GTGGAGGAATCAAAGTATGTATTTGAGGCCAGGACTATTCAAAGAATGGAGCTTTTGGTACTTACAACTCTCGACTGGAGGATGAATCCAGTAACACCAAATTCGTTCTTTGATCACATGATCAGGAGGCTTGGTTTGAAGACCCATTTGCATTCGGAATTTCTCTGGAGATGTGAGCGCCTCCTTCTCTGTGTCATTGCAG ACACCAGATTTCTGGTCTTTCTACCTTCTATAGTAGCTGCTGCAATAATGCTGTATGTTATTAATGAGATTGAAACATTCAATCCTGTGGAGTATCAGAATCAGGTTTTGAGTGTACTCAAAGTCAGCCAG GGCACAGTCAGTGAATGCTACAAGCTTATCTTGGTAGTATCGGTCAGAACTGTGCAAAACCAAGGGCATAAACGCAAGCATTCCTCCATACCTAGCAGCCCAAGTGGAGTTACAGATATATCGTTCAGCTCTGATACCTCAAATGATTCCTGGGCTGTGGCTTCACCGGTCTCATCTTTACCAGACGCTCGATTTAAAAGGAGCAGACTTCAGGACCAGCAGATGCGGCTGCCCTCGTTAAATCGTGTATCTGTTGATGTGCTTAGCAGCAGTCGTTAA